A single window of Hymenobacter sp. APR13 DNA harbors:
- a CDS encoding DUF7033 domain-containing protein has translation MLPPLPPVVATTPESRLAYVLHHFWQAYDGQPQVTIGYAATQPQVEIAEAAGSFFSETGPYPAPPNWRDWHGQQLPFFFDPHPEAPLLELLPAGRARINADIISAAFYLLSGWQEFFSDERDRHGRFPFAASVQHRYGFVAVPVVNYYFEVLKTAVEHATGQPLAARRWAGGAPFATFVTHDIDSLHGAWKAPAKAALRSGRLLNFGRQLWRHFTQPDAWDNLELVQRTVAEFGAKSTFFFLPEHRKAANGTPNADYDLKIVWPRIKPLVDNGAEIGLHASLLAINQLRLDNEVELMSGYSPILGLRFHYLRWEPRSTPSIVKATDCNYESTLGFAEHYGFRNSYCLPFQPFDFQTGKRFDFLEIPLNVMDATLHHPNYLQLAPDEILPALTPMFREIERFGGVCTLLWHNDHFDPANTATGPRQFAELMHYLRSRNTAFVNGTDIWQAVM, from the coding sequence ATGCTGCCGCCGCTGCCTCCTGTTGTTGCTACCACGCCCGAAAGCCGGCTGGCGTACGTGCTGCACCACTTCTGGCAGGCTTACGACGGCCAGCCACAGGTAACCATCGGCTATGCCGCCACGCAGCCGCAGGTGGAAATTGCGGAGGCGGCCGGCTCCTTTTTCAGCGAAACTGGACCCTACCCTGCCCCGCCCAACTGGCGCGACTGGCACGGGCAGCAACTGCCGTTCTTCTTCGACCCGCACCCCGAAGCGCCGCTATTGGAGCTGCTGCCGGCCGGCCGAGCGCGCATCAACGCCGATATCATATCGGCGGCGTTTTACCTGCTTAGCGGCTGGCAGGAGTTCTTCTCTGATGAGCGGGACCGGCACGGGCGCTTTCCGTTTGCAGCCAGCGTGCAGCACCGCTATGGCTTCGTGGCCGTGCCCGTCGTCAACTACTACTTTGAGGTGCTGAAAACGGCCGTGGAGCACGCCACGGGCCAGCCGCTGGCGGCGCGCCGCTGGGCGGGCGGCGCCCCCTTCGCCACCTTCGTCACGCACGATATCGACAGCCTGCACGGCGCCTGGAAGGCGCCGGCGAAAGCCGCTCTTCGCAGTGGCCGGCTGCTGAACTTCGGCCGGCAACTATGGCGGCATTTCACGCAGCCCGATGCCTGGGACAACTTGGAGCTGGTGCAGCGCACAGTGGCGGAGTTCGGGGCGAAGAGCACATTTTTCTTTCTGCCTGAGCACCGGAAAGCAGCCAACGGCACGCCGAATGCGGATTACGACCTCAAAATTGTTTGGCCACGCATCAAGCCACTAGTAGATAATGGGGCAGAAATCGGGCTACATGCCAGCTTGTTAGCCATTAATCAGTTACGTCTTGATAATGAGGTCGAATTAATGAGTGGGTATTCCCCCATTTTGGGCTTACGCTTCCACTATTTGCGTTGGGAACCACGTTCAACTCCAAGCATCGTCAAAGCAACGGATTGTAACTATGAATCTACGCTAGGCTTTGCCGAGCACTATGGCTTCCGCAACTCCTACTGCCTGCCGTTCCAGCCATTCGACTTCCAAACCGGCAAGCGGTTCGACTTCCTGGAAATCCCGCTCAACGTCATGGATGCCACGCTGCACCACCCCAACTACCTGCAGCTGGCCCCCGACGAAATCCTGCCGGCCCTGACGCCCATGTTCCGGGAAATCGAGCGATTCGGCGGCGTCTGCACGCTGCTCTGGCACAACGACCACTTCGACCCGGCCAACACGGCCACCGGCCCACGCCAGTTCGCCGAGCTGATGCACTACCTTCGCAGCCGCAACACAGCCTTCGTCAACGGCACAGACATATGGCAGGCCGTGATGTAG
- a CDS encoding DUF4328 domain-containing protein — MLRDNSARSQQAWYIFLSLGIVLAASAAVSLIYCFMLASNDAYSTMGTAFASLQGLLSLVVLGLTLASAVAFMRWMRRAYYNLAALGIGVEYDDSWAVSGWIIPVVSLYRPYTIMREIWQRTQRMGYGYVTSHTLLRVWWTLFLLRSATGIVTNLIANQVNTLEGVRAQLLWLAGSTVFDLAALFVTMKVIRRIADFEQQMQLQAQVATIGGLPPEPADLSPTAEESYG, encoded by the coding sequence ATGCTCCGCGACAATTCTGCCCGCAGTCAGCAGGCTTGGTACATTTTCCTTAGCCTGGGCATCGTACTGGCCGCCAGCGCTGCCGTGAGCCTGATTTATTGCTTTATGCTGGCCAGCAACGACGCCTACTCCACTATGGGCACCGCCTTCGCGAGCTTGCAAGGGCTGCTGAGTCTGGTGGTGCTGGGCCTGACGCTGGCGAGTGCCGTGGCCTTTATGCGGTGGATGCGGCGCGCCTACTACAATCTGGCGGCGCTGGGCATCGGGGTGGAATACGACGACAGCTGGGCCGTAAGCGGCTGGATTATCCCTGTCGTGAGTCTGTACCGGCCCTACACCATCATGCGCGAAATCTGGCAGCGCACCCAGCGCATGGGCTACGGCTACGTGACTTCGCACACGCTGCTACGGGTATGGTGGACGCTGTTTCTGCTGCGCAGCGCCACCGGTATCGTCACCAACCTAATTGCCAACCAGGTGAATACGCTGGAAGGCGTTCGGGCACAGCTCCTGTGGCTGGCCGGGTCGACGGTTTTCGATCTGGCAGCGCTTTTTGTCACAATGAAGGTAATTCGGCGAATTGCCGATTTCGAGCAGCAGATGCAGCTGCAGGCGCAGGTGGCCACAATAGGCGGCCTGCCCCCAGAGCCGGCAGACCTGAGCCCTACGGCAGAGGAATCCTACGGCTGA
- a CDS encoding LLM class flavin-dependent oxidoreductase, with protein sequence MKFGYWMPVFGGWLRNVEDEQMPTDWSYVKQLAQRSEALGYDLTLIAELYLNDIKGTEAPSLEAWSTAAALAAVTEQLEIMVAVRPTFHNPALLAKQAANIDLIAPGRLSLNVVSSWWKDEATKYGLHFEQHDDRYARTREWLDVVTNVWKQDHFSYDGKYYQVADNVLQPKPAKAPFLYAGGESEAAKDLISTQCDGYVMHGDSPELIGARIADMRRRREQKGLPPMKFGVAGYTIVRDSEQDVKKELDRITNVKASASGYGNYQQWLAGTQLEQQVSLHDYSVSNRGLRTGLTGTPAQLQDRIGAFEAVGVDFFLLQASPQLEEMERFSESVIQVVA encoded by the coding sequence ATGAAATTTGGCTATTGGATGCCCGTTTTCGGGGGCTGGCTGCGCAACGTCGAGGACGAGCAGATGCCCACCGACTGGAGCTATGTGAAGCAGCTGGCGCAGCGCAGCGAGGCGTTGGGCTACGACCTCACGCTGATTGCGGAGCTGTACCTGAACGACATCAAAGGCACCGAGGCGCCTTCGCTGGAGGCCTGGAGCACGGCCGCCGCGCTGGCCGCTGTCACCGAGCAGCTGGAAATTATGGTGGCCGTGCGGCCCACCTTCCACAACCCCGCGCTGCTGGCCAAGCAGGCCGCCAACATCGATTTGATTGCGCCCGGGCGGTTGTCGCTGAACGTGGTATCGAGCTGGTGGAAGGATGAGGCCACCAAGTATGGCCTGCACTTCGAGCAGCACGACGACCGGTACGCCCGCACCCGCGAGTGGCTGGACGTGGTGACCAACGTGTGGAAGCAGGACCATTTCAGCTACGACGGCAAGTACTACCAGGTAGCCGACAACGTGCTGCAGCCCAAGCCCGCCAAAGCCCCATTCCTGTACGCCGGCGGCGAATCGGAAGCGGCCAAGGACCTCATTTCCACCCAGTGCGACGGTTACGTGATGCACGGCGACTCGCCGGAGCTGATTGGGGCCCGCATTGCGGATATGCGCCGCCGCCGCGAGCAGAAAGGCCTGCCGCCGATGAAATTCGGCGTGGCCGGCTACACCATCGTGCGCGACTCGGAGCAGGACGTGAAGAAGGAACTGGACCGCATCACCAACGTAAAAGCCTCGGCCTCGGGCTACGGCAACTACCAGCAGTGGCTGGCCGGCACCCAGCTGGAGCAGCAGGTGTCGCTGCACGACTACTCGGTTTCCAACCGCGGCCTGCGCACCGGCCTGACCGGCACGCCTGCCCAGCTGCAGGACCGGATTGGCGCTTTCGAGGCCGTAGGCGTGGATTTCTTTTTGTTGCAGGCCAGTCCGCAGCTGGAAGAAATGGAGCGTTTCTCTGAATCCGTTATCCAGGTAGTGGCGTAG
- a CDS encoding haloacid dehalogenase type II, with product MSTRRTFLSSLALAATAAALPSSLMALPLAARPKLLLFDVNETLLDLSKLQTAINQEFKSEFAFKQWFSLLLQYSLVDTATAAYHDFGQIGAAALDMLAQSLGQSARPEARKKELLALITELPPHPDVVPALTRLQKAGFRMATLTNSSGPAVKKQIAYAGLSSFFEQLLSVDVVQRYKPHPDTYRMACQKLQVAPADTLLIAAHGWDTAGAVRAGLQAAFVARPGQALYPLAAAPAYTGPTIADIARQLGA from the coding sequence ATGAGTACTCGTCGCACGTTTCTTTCTTCTCTCGCGCTGGCTGCTACGGCGGCCGCGCTGCCTTCTTCGCTTATGGCCCTGCCCCTCGCCGCCCGTCCCAAACTGCTGCTGTTTGACGTCAACGAAACCCTGCTGGACCTGAGCAAGCTGCAGACGGCCATCAACCAAGAGTTCAAGTCCGAATTCGCTTTCAAACAGTGGTTTTCGCTGCTGCTGCAATACTCGCTGGTGGATACTGCCACCGCTGCCTACCACGATTTCGGGCAGATTGGGGCCGCCGCCCTCGATATGCTGGCGCAGTCCCTCGGTCAGTCGGCTCGCCCGGAAGCGCGCAAGAAGGAGCTGCTGGCCCTCATCACCGAGCTGCCGCCGCACCCCGACGTGGTGCCAGCCCTCACGCGCCTGCAAAAAGCCGGGTTCCGGATGGCCACGCTCACCAACTCGTCGGGTCCGGCCGTGAAAAAGCAGATAGCCTACGCGGGCCTCAGCAGCTTCTTCGAGCAGCTACTGAGCGTGGACGTTGTGCAGCGCTACAAGCCCCACCCCGACACCTACCGCATGGCCTGCCAGAAGCTTCAGGTAGCCCCCGCCGACACGCTGCTGATTGCGGCTCACGGCTGGGATACGGCCGGGGCCGTGCGTGCCGGCCTGCAGGCGGCCTTCGTGGCGCGCCCCGGCCAGGCGCTGTACCCGCTGGCTGCCGCCCCCGCCTACACCGGCCCTACTATAGCGGATATTGCCCGGCAGTTGGGCGCGTAG
- a CDS encoding EcsC family protein, which yields MNSSDQQALHDLQAWQRRMQQQPTWLNQVARRVQARLNALLPEKVHVAITVAIQKMVQGVLFGSTHTTQKPVSEGTLQEREARVRARIRAYRNTAAVEGGVTGAGGFLLGLADFPLLLGIKLKLLFDIAALYGHDVRSFPERLYLLHIFQLAFSSQHTRRETYCQLAAWPETQQTVTAETFDWRTFQQEYRDYIDLAKLAQLVPVIGAAVGAVANYRLLAQLGDTAIMCYRLRWFAEHGRIAGEADSAK from the coding sequence ATGAACTCCTCCGACCAACAAGCCCTCCACGACCTGCAGGCCTGGCAGCGCCGGATGCAGCAGCAGCCCACGTGGCTGAACCAGGTGGCGCGGCGTGTGCAGGCGCGGCTGAACGCATTACTGCCGGAGAAAGTGCATGTGGCCATTACCGTGGCCATTCAGAAGATGGTGCAGGGCGTGCTGTTTGGATCCACGCACACCACGCAGAAGCCGGTTTCGGAAGGCACGCTACAGGAGCGGGAGGCGCGGGTGCGGGCCCGCATCCGGGCGTACCGCAACACGGCGGCCGTGGAAGGCGGCGTGACCGGGGCCGGCGGCTTCCTGCTGGGCCTGGCCGATTTTCCGCTGCTGCTGGGCATCAAGCTGAAGCTGCTGTTTGATATTGCCGCCCTCTACGGCCATGACGTGCGCAGCTTCCCGGAGCGGCTCTACCTGCTGCACATCTTCCAGCTGGCCTTCAGCAGCCAGCACACCCGCCGCGAAACCTACTGCCAGCTCGCCGCCTGGCCCGAAACGCAGCAAACCGTCACTGCCGAAACCTTCGACTGGCGCACGTTCCAGCAGGAGTACCGCGACTACATCGACTTGGCCAAGCTGGCCCAGCTGGTGCCCGTCATCGGGGCCGCCGTGGGGGCCGTGGCCAACTACCGCCTGCTGGCCCAGCTCGGCGACACGGCCATCATGTGCTACCGCCTGCGCTGGTTTGCCGAGCACGGCCGCATTGCCGGTGAGGCGGATTCCGCAAAGTAG
- a CDS encoding CPBP family intramembrane glutamic endopeptidase, with protein MLFSLVVGVPVLLLGEKLLSLPTAVALLLFAVAGNGTLLWFLRRRYSGRWPSINLHGHVPGWLIIALPVLVLAADMVLSLIDLLHLPGFEGEPYQKLEQLPVVAFLILCVAAPVLEELLLRGVMLQGLLRNFPGRPWIAIGQSALVFGVMHFNPPQSLLAFVLGLLLGWLYYRTRSLWLCMGVHFLHNMFFFTAMLAATEAAKDKEVTAMFGAPWIYAAVVALSALVLAGLLWRVHQTTKPPAEPVSEEVQPIVEAASR; from the coding sequence ATGTTGTTTTCATTGGTGGTGGGAGTGCCGGTTCTGCTGTTAGGGGAGAAGCTACTTTCCCTGCCCACGGCCGTAGCGCTATTGCTGTTTGCGGTAGCTGGCAACGGTACGCTGCTGTGGTTTCTCCGGCGGCGCTACTCCGGCCGTTGGCCCAGTATCAACCTGCATGGGCATGTACCCGGCTGGTTGATTATCGCGCTGCCCGTGCTGGTGCTGGCGGCCGATATGGTGCTTTCGCTGATAGACCTGTTGCACCTGCCGGGCTTCGAGGGTGAACCCTATCAGAAGCTAGAGCAATTGCCCGTAGTAGCGTTTTTGATTTTGTGCGTGGCGGCTCCGGTGCTGGAGGAGCTGCTGCTACGGGGCGTGATGCTGCAGGGGCTGCTGCGCAATTTTCCCGGCCGGCCGTGGATAGCCATTGGCCAGTCGGCTTTGGTTTTTGGGGTGATGCACTTCAATCCGCCGCAGAGTTTGTTGGCGTTTGTGCTGGGGTTGCTGCTGGGCTGGCTCTACTATCGCACACGCTCGCTATGGTTGTGCATGGGCGTGCATTTCCTTCACAATATGTTCTTCTTCACAGCTATGCTGGCCGCCACCGAGGCAGCCAAGGACAAAGAGGTTACGGCTATGTTTGGGGCGCCCTGGATATATGCGGCAGTGGTGGCACTAAGCGCCCTCGTGCTGGCCGGGCTACTGTGGCGCGTGCACCAAACCACTAAGCCACCAGCCGAACCCGTTTCGGAGGAAGTGCAACCAATAGTAGAGGCAGCCAGCAGGTAA
- a CDS encoding RimK family alpha-L-glutamate ligase, translated as MSSLQKPIGIYFEHPEWFKPLFAELDRRGLPYEKIDAAHHLFNPSERESRYSLVVNRMSSSAYLRGHGQGIFHTAGYATHLERIGTRIINGSAATAIETNKARQLSLFESLGLKYPASRVINHASRAADAARELRFPVVVKVNIGGSGAGIIRFDTPEGLQAAVDNNQIDLGIDQTALVQEYVTPRGGHIHRVETLNGKFLYAMKVYTTGESFNLCPAEICQIPEEQSAEFCLTEAPKKGIQVEAFTPPAEVIEAVERIVAAAKIDVGGIEYLLDDRTGDVLFYDINALSNFVADAVNVVGFDPYARFVDYLESQLPVTAVAQEGVATA; from the coding sequence GTGTCATCCCTCCAAAAGCCCATAGGTATCTATTTCGAGCACCCCGAGTGGTTCAAGCCCCTGTTTGCGGAGCTGGACCGCCGCGGCCTGCCCTACGAGAAAATCGACGCCGCGCATCACCTGTTCAACCCCTCGGAAAGGGAAAGCCGCTACAGCCTCGTGGTGAACCGCATGAGCTCGTCGGCGTACCTGCGCGGGCATGGGCAGGGTATCTTCCACACGGCCGGCTACGCCACGCATCTGGAGCGCATCGGTACGCGCATCATCAACGGCTCGGCGGCCACGGCCATCGAGACCAACAAGGCACGGCAGCTGTCCTTGTTTGAGTCGCTGGGGCTAAAATATCCGGCTTCGCGGGTCATCAACCACGCCTCGCGGGCCGCGGATGCCGCGCGCGAGCTGCGCTTTCCGGTGGTGGTGAAGGTGAACATCGGCGGCAGCGGCGCGGGCATCATCCGCTTCGATACGCCGGAAGGCCTGCAAGCCGCCGTCGACAACAACCAGATTGACCTGGGCATCGACCAGACGGCGCTGGTGCAGGAGTACGTGACGCCCCGCGGCGGCCACATTCACCGCGTGGAAACGCTCAATGGCAAGTTTCTCTACGCCATGAAGGTGTACACCACCGGCGAGAGCTTCAACCTGTGCCCGGCCGAAATCTGCCAGATTCCGGAAGAGCAGTCGGCCGAGTTCTGCCTGACGGAAGCCCCGAAAAAGGGAATCCAGGTAGAGGCCTTCACGCCACCCGCCGAGGTGATTGAAGCCGTGGAGCGCATCGTGGCCGCCGCCAAAATCGACGTGGGCGGCATCGAATACTTGCTTGATGACCGCACCGGCGACGTGCTGTTCTACGACATCAACGCCCTGTCCAACTTCGTGGCCGACGCCGTGAACGTGGTCGGCTTCGACCCCTACGCCCGCTTCGTGGACTACCTGGAATCGCAGCTGCCGGTGACGGCGGTGGCTCAGGAGGGAGTGGCCACGGCATAG
- the pseI gene encoding pseudaminic acid synthase: MTISFGSRLVGPDQPPLIIAELSGNHNQDLNRGLAIVDAMAAAGAHAIKLQTYTADTMTLPGAYRIDDPNSLWFGRELHELYQEAHTPWEWHKPLFDRARQHGMLAFSSPFDETAVDFLETLDVPAYKIASFENTDWPLLRRVAATGKPVIMSTGASTLAEVAEAVQVLREAGCRELVLLKCTSTYPATPQNTNLRTLPHFQQLFPDALVGLSDHTMGVGAAVAAVALGACVVEKHVTLRRADGGVDSAFSLEPEEVAQLVTETERAWQALGQIQYGVQRAEEKSRLYKRSLYVAQDIRAGELFTAENLRVVRPGDGLPPRYYDQLLGKPARQDLRAGTPLTWDAL; this comes from the coding sequence ATGACGATTTCCTTTGGCTCCCGCCTCGTGGGCCCCGATCAGCCACCGCTCATCATTGCCGAGCTCAGCGGCAACCACAACCAGGACCTCAACCGCGGCTTGGCCATCGTGGATGCCATGGCGGCGGCCGGCGCCCACGCCATCAAGCTCCAGACCTACACCGCCGATACCATGACGCTGCCCGGCGCCTACCGCATCGACGACCCCAACTCCCTGTGGTTTGGCCGCGAGCTGCACGAGCTGTACCAGGAAGCCCACACGCCCTGGGAGTGGCACAAGCCGCTCTTCGACCGCGCCCGGCAGCACGGCATGCTGGCTTTCAGCTCGCCTTTCGATGAAACCGCCGTCGACTTCCTGGAAACTCTCGACGTGCCGGCTTACAAGATTGCCTCGTTTGAGAACACCGACTGGCCGCTGCTGCGCCGGGTGGCCGCCACCGGTAAGCCCGTGATTATGAGCACCGGCGCCAGCACCCTGGCTGAGGTGGCCGAAGCCGTGCAGGTGCTGCGCGAGGCCGGCTGCCGCGAGCTGGTGCTGCTCAAGTGCACCAGCACCTACCCCGCCACGCCTCAGAATACCAACCTGCGCACCCTGCCCCACTTCCAGCAGCTCTTCCCCGATGCCTTAGTGGGCCTCTCCGACCACACCATGGGCGTGGGCGCGGCCGTGGCGGCCGTGGCGCTGGGGGCCTGCGTGGTGGAAAAGCACGTAACCCTACGCCGCGCCGACGGCGGCGTGGACTCGGCTTTCTCGCTGGAGCCCGAGGAAGTGGCCCAACTGGTTACGGAAACCGAGCGCGCCTGGCAGGCCCTGGGCCAGATTCAGTACGGCGTGCAGCGCGCTGAGGAGAAGAGCCGCCTCTACAAGCGCAGCCTCTACGTGGCGCAGGATATCCGGGCCGGCGAGCTGTTCACAGCCGAAAACCTACGCGTAGTACGACCCGGCGACGGCCTGCCGCCCCGCTACTACGACCAGCTGCTGGGCAAGCCGGCCCGCCAGGACCTGCGCGCCGGCACCCCGCTCACCTGGGACGCGCTGTAA
- a CDS encoding amino acid permease encodes MLRKSLELLRQEAAETGAGTLKRSLNGFNLITIGIGVIIGAGLFSLTGIAAANNAGPAVTLSFVVAAVGCAFSALCYAEFASMVPVAGSAYTYAYATMGELFAWIIGWDLVLEYSVGAATVAISWSQYLLKFLSKYGIIVPPQLVMSPFETATLADGSIVHGFVNIPAMLIVLAITLIIIRGTSGSAWFNALVVTLKVSVVLVFIALGWQYIDPTNYQPYIPANTGVFGEFGWSGILRGAGVVFFVFIGFDIVATMAQETKNPQRNMPIGIIGSLLICTVLFVLFGHVMTGLANYTEFKNSAAPVAIAIEKTPYAWLSSAVILAIIVGYTSVILVDLLGQSRVFFSMAKDGLLPPVFARIHERFRTPLQSNLLLGLFIALFAGFVPISVVGEMTSIGTLLAFVMVCVGILIMRKREPDAPRGFRTPWVPLVPILGILTCVVMMLALPWETWLRLAVWLAIGLAIYFGYGRKHSKLGNELKIKN; translated from the coding sequence ATGCTTAGAAAATCACTGGAACTGCTGCGGCAGGAGGCGGCCGAAACCGGCGCCGGAACGCTCAAACGAAGCCTGAACGGCTTCAACCTCATTACCATCGGCATCGGCGTAATTATCGGGGCGGGCCTGTTCTCGCTAACCGGCATTGCCGCCGCCAACAACGCCGGCCCGGCCGTGACGCTCTCGTTTGTGGTGGCGGCCGTGGGCTGCGCCTTCTCGGCGCTGTGTTACGCCGAGTTTGCCTCCATGGTGCCCGTGGCCGGCTCGGCCTACACCTACGCCTACGCCACCATGGGCGAGCTGTTCGCCTGGATTATCGGCTGGGATTTGGTGCTGGAATACTCGGTGGGCGCGGCCACGGTGGCCATCAGCTGGTCGCAATATCTGCTTAAGTTCCTGAGCAAGTACGGCATCATCGTGCCGCCGCAGCTGGTGATGTCGCCGTTCGAAACGGCCACGCTGGCCGACGGCAGTATCGTGCACGGCTTCGTCAATATTCCGGCCATGCTGATTGTGCTGGCCATCACCCTGATTATCATTCGCGGCACGTCGGGCTCGGCGTGGTTTAATGCGCTGGTCGTGACGCTGAAGGTGTCGGTGGTGCTGGTGTTTATTGCGCTGGGCTGGCAGTACATCGACCCCACCAACTACCAACCCTACATTCCGGCCAATACCGGCGTGTTTGGCGAGTTTGGCTGGAGCGGTATTCTGCGCGGGGCGGGCGTGGTGTTCTTCGTGTTCATCGGCTTCGATATCGTGGCTACCATGGCCCAGGAAACCAAGAACCCGCAGCGCAACATGCCCATCGGCATCATCGGCTCATTGCTTATCTGCACTGTGCTGTTCGTGCTGTTCGGGCACGTGATGACCGGACTGGCCAACTACACCGAGTTCAAGAACAGCGCTGCGCCGGTGGCCATTGCCATCGAGAAAACGCCCTACGCCTGGCTGTCGTCGGCCGTAATTCTGGCCATCATCGTTGGTTATACGTCCGTGATTCTGGTGGACTTGCTGGGCCAGAGCCGGGTGTTTTTCAGCATGGCCAAAGATGGCCTGCTGCCCCCGGTTTTCGCCCGGATTCACGAGCGGTTCCGCACGCCGCTGCAGTCGAATCTGCTGCTGGGGCTGTTCATTGCGCTGTTTGCGGGCTTCGTGCCGATTTCAGTGGTGGGCGAGATGACGAGCATCGGCACGCTGCTGGCCTTTGTGATGGTGTGCGTGGGCATCCTGATTATGCGCAAGCGCGAGCCCGACGCCCCGCGCGGATTCCGCACGCCCTGGGTGCCGCTGGTGCCCATCCTCGGCATCCTGACCTGCGTGGTGATGATGCTGGCGCTGCCCTGGGAAACGTGGCTGCGGCTGGCCGTGTGGCTGGCTATCGGCCTGGCCATCTACTTCGGCTACGGCCGCAAGCATAGCAAGCTGGGAAATGAATTAAAAATTAAGAATTAA
- a CDS encoding lipopolysaccharide biosynthesis protein codes for MGIVRRQGLRNTVISYAGLALGFVNTVLVLPKVLEPRQIGLTSVLVALATMFAQVSAFGFGNMGVRFFPYFRQPETGHRGFLPFLLGVPLLGFGLVAAAYLAGKPLVLSWYAKDADLLRDYYVWGLVLALFTLLLNLQDTYLKSLYHTAFSSFAQEIILRLLITVGALLFGGGYLNFHGYVLWYIGASSSIALLLTLYTAYIGELHLRPARAALRVRPLGEMLSFGAFALLGNVSGVIITTIDSLMVGSKVSFDGAGIYSVAFFISTALVLPFRALYKIAFPLLADYWKDNDHARMADFYQRTTRLNTLLGCYLALGIGLNLDFIFAQMKPAYAAGATSVLVLLAGRLFDGITGVNGLIVVTSPRYRYDLVFNASLAGATVLMNLLLIPRLGLTGAAVAASVAMVLINIARTWFVWHSFGLQPFDRRVPLILLLAAVAGVAAWLVPFVHSLFATMLLRSTLLTAVYGGLLLLTNAEPQVRETLQKLLKRGAA; via the coding sequence TTGGGTATCGTTCGGCGGCAGGGGCTGCGCAATACGGTTATTTCTTACGCGGGCCTGGCGCTGGGCTTCGTGAATACGGTGCTGGTGCTGCCCAAAGTGCTGGAGCCGCGCCAGATTGGCCTGACCAGCGTGCTGGTGGCGCTGGCCACCATGTTTGCGCAGGTGTCGGCGTTTGGGTTCGGCAACATGGGCGTCCGGTTTTTCCCGTATTTCCGGCAGCCCGAAACCGGACACCGGGGGTTTCTGCCGTTTCTGCTGGGCGTGCCGCTGCTGGGCTTCGGGCTGGTGGCGGCGGCGTACCTGGCGGGCAAGCCGCTGGTGCTGAGCTGGTACGCCAAGGATGCGGACCTGCTGCGCGACTACTACGTCTGGGGGCTGGTGCTGGCCTTGTTCACGCTGCTGCTCAACCTGCAGGATACTTACCTGAAGTCGCTCTACCACACGGCTTTCTCGTCGTTTGCGCAGGAAATCATCCTGCGGCTGCTGATTACGGTCGGGGCGCTGCTGTTTGGCGGCGGCTACCTCAACTTCCACGGCTACGTGCTCTGGTACATCGGGGCCAGCAGCAGTATTGCGCTGCTGCTCACGCTCTACACGGCCTACATCGGCGAGCTGCACCTGCGGCCCGCGCGGGCGGCGCTGCGGGTGCGGCCGCTGGGCGAAATGCTCAGCTTTGGGGCCTTCGCGCTGCTCGGCAACGTGTCGGGCGTCATCATCACCACCATCGACTCGCTGATGGTTGGCTCCAAGGTCAGCTTTGATGGGGCCGGCATCTACAGCGTGGCGTTTTTCATCAGCACGGCGCTGGTGCTGCCGTTTCGGGCGCTGTACAAAATTGCCTTCCCGCTGCTGGCCGACTACTGGAAAGACAACGACCACGCCCGCATGGCCGACTTCTACCAGCGCACCACCCGCCTCAACACGCTGCTGGGCTGCTACCTAGCGCTGGGCATCGGCCTCAACCTCGACTTCATCTTCGCCCAGATGAAGCCGGCCTACGCCGCCGGTGCCACCTCGGTGCTTGTTCTGCTGGCTGGCCGGCTGTTCGATGGCATCACCGGCGTCAACGGCCTCATCGTCGTCACGTCGCCGCGCTACCGCTACGACTTGGTGTTCAATGCCTCGCTGGCCGGCGCCACGGTGCTCATGAATCTGCTACTGATTCCACGCCTCGGCCTGACGGGCGCCGCCGTGGCAGCTTCCGTAGCCATGGTGCTCATCAACATTGCGCGCACCTGGTTTGTGTGGCACAGCTTCGGGCTGCAGCCGTTTGATAGGCGCGTCCCGCTGATTCTGCTGCTGGCGGCCGTGGCGGGCGTAGCGGCGTGGCTGGTGCCGTTCGTGCACTCCCTGTTCGCCACAATGCTGCTACGCTCCACGCTGCTGACGGCCGTGTACGGCGGCCTGCTGCTGCTCACCAACGCCGAGCCCCAAGTGCGCGAAACGCTGCAGAAGCTACTGAAAAGAGGGGCAGCTTAA